In Allomuricauda ruestringensis DSM 13258, the following proteins share a genomic window:
- the epsC gene encoding serine O-acetyltransferase EpsC, translated as MDKEKIIAELNRHKKLPYLDYRLKQETEDFTDTLFYTLFDANTPVAVNLELLEKKFNQLMDMACWDLEKPSEELWNNYISHLPQILENLNLDAEAILNCDPASLSIQEIYMAYPGFYAIAIYRLAHELYEEGVPLIPRMMTEYAHRQTGVDINPGAKIGKSFFIDHATGVVIGETAVIHDNVKLYQGVTLGALYVAKNLEKTKRHPTIENNVTIYANATILGGETVVGANSVIGGNAWITSSVPANSTVYHKPEIKIKTTPNV; from the coding sequence ATGGACAAAGAAAAAATAATAGCTGAACTCAATAGGCATAAAAAATTGCCATATTTGGACTATAGACTAAAGCAGGAAACTGAGGATTTTACCGATACGCTTTTTTATACTTTATTTGATGCCAATACCCCTGTGGCCGTTAACTTGGAGCTGTTAGAGAAAAAATTCAACCAATTAATGGATATGGCATGTTGGGATTTGGAGAAACCAAGCGAAGAGCTTTGGAACAACTACATTTCCCATTTGCCACAAATTTTAGAAAATTTGAATTTGGATGCTGAGGCTATATTGAATTGCGACCCTGCCTCACTTTCCATTCAGGAGATTTATATGGCCTACCCGGGTTTCTATGCCATCGCTATTTACAGATTGGCGCACGAACTTTATGAAGAGGGAGTTCCATTAATTCCCAGAATGATGACCGAATATGCGCATCGACAAACAGGCGTGGACATTAACCCAGGAGCTAAAATCGGGAAATCGTTTTTTATAGACCACGCCACGGGAGTCGTAATTGGCGAAACTGCAGTAATCCATGATAATGTAAAATTGTATCAAGGTGTTACGCTCGGAGCGCTTTATGTTGCCAAGAATTTGGAGAAAACAAAACGTCATCCTACCATAGAAAACAATGTGACCATCTACGCCAATGCGACAATTTTAGGAGGTGAAACCGTTGTGGGCGCCAATTCCGTTATTGGTGGTAATGCATGGATTACTTCGTCCGTTCCTGCGAATTCAACCGTTTATCATAAACCAGAAATTAAAATAAAGACAACCCCAAATGTCTAA
- the cysM gene encoding cysteine synthase CysM encodes MSNSILDLIGNTPLVESKVLNKNPNVKILFKLEGNNPGGSVKDRPAFNMIKSGLERGDFTKSTKLIEATSGNTGIGLAMIAGLFGLDIELVMPENSTKERVQTMRAYGAKVTLTPADVGIEGARDYAEAKVKDEGFQMLNQFSNDDNWKAHYKTTGPEIWRDTNGEITHFVSSMGTTGTIMGTSTYLKEQNPNIQIVGVQPTDDSKIPGIRKWPQEYLPKIFNPKKVDTVMEVSEQDATEMAKRLAKEEGIFAGMSSGGAATVALRLAETLESGVIVSIVCDRGDRYLSSDLFD; translated from the coding sequence ATGTCTAACAGTATACTAGACCTTATTGGAAACACCCCTTTGGTGGAATCCAAAGTTTTGAATAAAAATCCTAATGTAAAAATCCTGTTTAAGCTCGAAGGGAACAACCCCGGAGGAAGTGTAAAGGACAGACCCGCATTCAATATGATCAAAAGCGGTCTGGAACGTGGGGATTTTACCAAAAGTACCAAGCTCATTGAGGCCACAAGTGGAAATACGGGTATTGGATTGGCCATGATAGCAGGTCTTTTTGGCCTTGATATTGAATTGGTCATGCCCGAGAATTCAACAAAAGAACGTGTGCAAACAATGCGTGCATACGGGGCAAAAGTGACGCTGACTCCTGCCGATGTTGGTATAGAAGGTGCTCGGGATTATGCAGAGGCTAAAGTAAAGGATGAAGGTTTCCAAATGTTGAACCAGTTTTCCAATGATGACAACTGGAAGGCGCACTACAAAACAACAGGCCCTGAGATTTGGAGGGATACCAATGGAGAAATCACCCATTTTGTGTCCAGCATGGGAACTACCGGAACCATTATGGGAACTTCTACTTATTTGAAGGAGCAGAATCCCAATATTCAAATTGTGGGTGTACAGCCTACCGATGATTCCAAAATTCCTGGGATACGCAAGTGGCCGCAGGAATACCTTCCAAAGATTTTTAACCCTAAAAAGGTTGATACGGTAATGGAAGTCAGTGAACAGGATGCCACCGAAATGGCCAAAAGGTTGGCTAAAGAAGAAGGTATTTTTGCCGGGATGAGCAGCGGTGGAGCCGCTACAGTGGCATTACGCCTTGCAGAAACCTTGGAGAGTGGGGTTATCGTTTCCATTGTTTGCGACAGAGGTGATCGTTATCTATCTTCAGATTTGTTTGATTAG
- a CDS encoding DUF2461 domain-containing protein, whose amino-acid sequence MTSNVTISKGVFDFLAELKKNNNRDWFEAHKPTFKKHKSDVKSFLEAVKDRLNHHDEIEKMKLFRIYRDVRFSKDKTPYKAHFAGSFSRLGAHLRGGYYLHLKPGESFLATGFWAPNKEDLLRIRKELEMDASEFREVINQKELKTIWGELSGDEVKTAPKGFDKEHSDIDLIRKKQFVFTHKFSDKEVLSSSFIDEVDKSYRAIRPYFDLMSDILTTNLNGESIL is encoded by the coding sequence ATGACATCCAACGTTACGATATCCAAAGGAGTTTTTGATTTTTTGGCCGAACTTAAAAAGAACAACAATAGAGATTGGTTCGAAGCACACAAACCTACATTTAAAAAACATAAATCCGATGTAAAGTCATTTCTTGAAGCTGTCAAGGATAGGTTGAACCATCACGATGAAATTGAAAAGATGAAATTGTTCCGTATTTATAGGGATGTTCGTTTTTCCAAGGACAAAACACCGTACAAAGCTCACTTTGCTGGTTCCTTTTCTCGATTGGGCGCACATTTACGGGGAGGCTATTATCTTCATTTAAAACCAGGGGAGTCGTTTTTGGCCACTGGATTCTGGGCTCCAAACAAGGAAGACCTTTTACGGATAAGAAAAGAACTGGAAATGGATGCTTCCGAATTTAGGGAAGTCATCAATCAAAAAGAATTAAAAACAATTTGGGGCGAACTAAGTGGTGATGAAGTAAAAACTGCTCCTAAAGGTTTTGACAAAGAACATTCCGATATCGACTTGATCAGAAAGAAACAGTTTGTGTTCACACACAAGTTTTCCGATAAAGAAGTCCTTTCTTCATCATTTATAGATGAAGTGGACAAGTCGTACAGGGCTATTCGGCCTTATTTTGACCTAATGAGCGATATCCTCACTACCAACCTAAATGGAGAATCAATTTTGTAA
- a CDS encoding type II toxin-antitoxin system RelE/ParE family toxin yields the protein MDRKVKISKTAEKKVSELLDYLQENWSLKVKLDFVKKLDKSIDLIKNDPNIFPESDKKLGLYKCVISKQTTMYYRFNSKTIFIVTIFDNRQNPSKLKREV from the coding sequence ATGGATAGAAAGGTCAAGATTTCTAAAACAGCAGAAAAGAAAGTATCAGAACTCTTAGACTACTTACAGGAAAATTGGTCGTTGAAAGTTAAGTTGGATTTCGTTAAAAAGTTGGATAAATCCATTGATTTAATAAAGAACGACCCTAATATTTTTCCAGAATCTGATAAAAAGCTTGGACTGTATAAATGTGTAATCTCCAAACAGACCACTATGTATTATCGTTTTAATTCTAAAACGATATTTATAGTTACAATTTTTGATAATAGACAAAATCCCTCTAAATTAAAAAGAGAGGTGTAA